From a single Nicotiana tabacum cultivar K326 chromosome 8, ASM71507v2, whole genome shotgun sequence genomic region:
- the LOC142163038 gene encoding uncharacterized protein LOC142163038 → MSPTTNVNILLTWRDLFPFVIWNLWMNRNRNNQNSTNRVMSSMTAINHAVEYKLMTDRESNHTKKIPIHIRWHKPPAGWYKLNIDVSFNVNKVCCGMGGVVRNCKDDWVVGYQDYSRAISPLHAEFLALRQGLQVVMQMNLTPVEVEIDSTGVIKYLKNGCPTYDALIYNCSLLLSGMGKPGIMHNFREGNKVAHLLAKKEINQSNMNHLVYLAVPPPLFETKVWADKDGDSSLKLVVDNACRMLAELGNRNALEGITVACNSMEQL, encoded by the coding sequence ATGAGTCCTACGACTAATGTTAATATACTTTTGACTTGGAGGGATCTCTTTCCATTTGTTATCTGGAATCTTTGGATGAACAGAAATCGTAACAATCAAAATAGCACaaacagagtcatgagctctatgACTGCTATTAATCACGCTGTGGAATATAAGCTCATGACTGACAGAGAAAGTAATCACACTAAGAAAATTCCTATACATATTCGATGGCATAAACCACCTGCTGGATGGTATAAGTTAAATATCGATGTTTCCTTCAATGTCAACAAAGTGTGTTGTGGAATGGGAGGCGTAGTAAGAAATTGTAAAGATGACTGGGTAGTTGGCTACCAAGATTATTCGAGAGCTATTTCTCCTTTGCATGCAGAATTCCTTGCACTCAGACAAGGTCTCCAAGTGGTTATGCAAATGAATCTCACACCAGTGGAAGTGGAAATTGACTCAACTGGGGTAATAAAATACTTGAAAAATGGATGTCCTACTTATGATGCCTTAATTTATAACTGCAGTTTATTACTGTCCGGAATGGGGAAGCCAGGGATTATGCATAACTTCAGGGAAGGAAATAAAGTAGCCCACCTACTGGCTAAGAAGGAAATCAATCAATCTAACATGAATCATCTAGTCTATCTAGCAGTTCCTCCTCCTCTTTTTGAGACCAAGGTGTGGGCAGACAAAGACGGAGACTCTTCTTTAAAACTTGTTGTAGACAATGCTTGTAGGATGTTAGCCGAACTTGGCAATCGTAATGCCTTAGAAGGCATCACTGTGGCATGTAATAGTATGGAACAACTTTAG